From the genome of Marinitoga litoralis:
TGCACCACCTAAAATACCAGCTAACATAGTAATTGGAATAGCAATTATAGGAGATATATTTCCTAAGTTAATTCCAACAAATGTAGCAAAAATCGCACCCATCATTAATTGACCTTCAGCCCCTATATTAAAAATACCAGCTCTAAAACCAAATCCAACAGCTAAACCTGTTAAAACTAGAGGCATCATTTTTGATATATTAGCAGCCCAAGCAGCTTTTCCACCAAAAGCACCTTTTAACATAACCCAATAAGCATTTAGTGGATTCTTACCAATTAATAATATTACCACAGCTGCTATTAATAACGCGATAATAACAGAAGTAACTGGTACTAAAATACTCATTGCATTCTTTGAGAGTTTATTTTTCAATTGGATCCCCTCCATGTACATACTTTTCTTCAAGCTTTATGTCTTCTAATTTATGTCCAGCCATCATTAAGCCTAATTCTTCAATAGTAACTTCATCAGGTTTTACTTCACCCATTATTTCTCCTTCATACATAACAATTATTCTATCTGAAAGTGATAATACTTCTTCTAATTCCATAGAAACTAATAATACAGCAACATCTCTATCTCTTAAATTTAATATTTCCTTATGAACATATTCAATTGCACCAACATCCAAACCACGAGTAGGTTGAGCAATTACTATAAATTCTGGATTAAAACTAACCTCTCTTGCAATAACAACTTTTTGTTGGTTACCACCAGATAAATTACCAGTAGGTATTGTACCATCAGCAGGTCTAACATCAAATTTTTTGATTAAAATATCAGCATTTTTGAATATTACATCATGATTTAAAAATCCATTTTTTGCAAATGGTTCCTTATAATGTTTTCCTAAAATCATATTATAATAGTTAGGATATTCTTTTACCATAGCATATTTATATCTATCTTCAGGAATGTGACCAATATTTCTTTCTCTTAATTCTCTTACAGTTAATTTAGAAACATCTTCGCCATTATATATATATTTTCCGCTTTCAATTTTTCTAAGACCTGTTAAAGCTTCAACAAGCTCGGTTTGACCGTTTCCAGCAACACCAGCAACACCGAGTACTTCACCTTTTCTTATTTTAAATGAAACACCTCTTACTGCATCTAATTTTCTATTATCTTTTACCCAAAGATTTTCTACTTCTACCGCAACATCACCAGGAGTTTTTTCGTTTTTCTCAATTCTAAGAACAACTTCTCTACCAACCATCATATTTGCTAGTTGTCTAGCATTTGTATCTTTAGCAGCAACATTACCTGTAACTTTACCCAATCTCATAACAGTAATATTATCACTTATTTCCATAACTTCATGTAGTTTATGAGAGATGAAAATAATTGTCTTACCATCTTCTTTTAATTTTCTTATTATACCAAATAATTCTTCTGTTTCTTGAGGAGTTAAAACTGCAGTAGGTTCGTCTAAAATTAATATTTCAGCCCCTCTATATATAGTTTTTAATATTTCTACTCTTTGTTGCATACCAACTGGTATGTCTTCTATTTTTGCATCAATATCTACATATAATCCATATTTTTCAGATAATTCCTTTACTTCTTTTCTAGCCCTTTTTAAATCAAAAACCATTCCGTTTTTAGGTTCAGAACCTAAAACAATATTTTCTGCAACAGTTAATGTATCAACAAGCATAAAGTGTTGGTGAACCATACCAATTCCAGCTCTTATAGCGTCACCTGGACCTTTAAATACCTTTTTTTCACCAAAGATATAGATATCTCCAGAAGTAGGTGTGTATAATCCATACAATTGATTCATCAATGTGGATTTACCAGCACCATTTTCACCAATGATAGAATGTACTTCACCTTTTTTTACTAAAAAGTTTACGTTATCGTTT
Proteins encoded in this window:
- a CDS encoding ABC transporter ATP-binding protein, which gives rise to MHNIVKQFPKVLANDNVNFLVKKGEVHSIIGENGAGKSTLMNQLYGLYTPTSGDIYIFGEKKVFKGPGDAIRAGIGMVHQHFMLVDTLTVAENIVLGSEPKNGMVFDLKRARKEVKELSEKYGLYVDIDAKIEDIPVGMQQRVEILKTIYRGAEILILDEPTAVLTPQETEELFGIIRKLKEDGKTIIFISHKLHEVMEISDNITVMRLGKVTGNVAAKDTNARQLANMMVGREVVLRIEKNEKTPGDVAVEVENLWVKDNRKLDAVRGVSFKIRKGEVLGVAGVAGNGQTELVEALTGLRKIESGKYIYNGEDVSKLTVRELRERNIGHIPEDRYKYAMVKEYPNYYNMILGKHYKEPFAKNGFLNHDVIFKNADILIKKFDVRPADGTIPTGNLSGGNQQKVVIAREVSFNPEFIVIAQPTRGLDVGAIEYVHKEILNLRDRDVAVLLVSMELEEVLSLSDRIIVMYEGEIMGEVKPDEVTIEELGLMMAGHKLEDIKLEEKYVHGGDPIEK